One part of the Desulfonema ishimotonii genome encodes these proteins:
- a CDS encoding alpha/beta hydrolase family protein: MIRNSVWLLIAIIAGAVMGLPAMADENPTDAARFSAGFRTLSAEDTVGQTPVPMSVWYPASGPEVPVTFWPYTMKLVRNAAPAEGRFPLVAISHGHGGSSLAHCDTATYLARSGFVVVAPTHPGDNYKDISQVATASQLEGRSRHMALSVDRVLADPALSEITDPGRIGVIGFSVGGYTALTLIGGKPEKDKIFPYCDAYPDDRLFCSGERLARLKRIAGGISPVHDRRIRAAVLLAPAYGMLFDKATLADIGVPVRLYRAEKDQSLRFPFHAGNIRRSLPVPPEYVVVRGAGHFFFMPPCPADFAEKAPDLCQDAPGTDRVTFHRQLNREIRDFFERTL, translated from the coding sequence ATGATACGGAACTCTGTATGGCTGTTGATCGCCATCATCGCCGGTGCGGTCATGGGGCTGCCCGCAATGGCCGATGAAAATCCGACGGACGCGGCCCGTTTCAGCGCCGGGTTTCGGACGCTTTCAGCCGAAGACACGGTGGGACAGACGCCCGTGCCGATGTCCGTCTGGTATCCCGCTTCCGGCCCGGAAGTGCCGGTGACCTTCTGGCCCTACACCATGAAACTGGTCCGAAACGCGGCACCGGCCGAGGGGCGTTTCCCGCTCGTCGCCATTTCCCACGGGCACGGCGGCTCCTCGCTGGCCCACTGTGATACGGCCACATATCTGGCCCGCAGCGGGTTCGTGGTGGTGGCCCCCACCCATCCGGGCGACAATTACAAAGATATCAGCCAGGTCGCCACAGCCTCGCAACTAGAAGGGCGGTCCCGCCACATGGCGCTCTCCGTGGACAGGGTGCTGGCAGATCCGGCGCTTTCGGAGATCACCGACCCGGGCCGCATCGGCGTCATCGGGTTTTCCGTGGGGGGATATACGGCCCTCACCCTGATCGGCGGAAAGCCGGAAAAGGATAAAATTTTTCCCTATTGCGACGCATACCCGGATGACCGTCTGTTCTGTTCCGGGGAACGGCTGGCGCGCCTGAAGCGCATAGCGGGCGGGATTTCTCCGGTGCATGACCGCCGTATCCGGGCGGCAGTGCTGCTGGCACCGGCTTACGGAATGCTGTTTGACAAGGCCACTCTGGCGGATATCGGGGTGCCGGTCCGGCTTTACCGGGCCGAGAAAGACCAGTCCCTGCGGTTTCCCTTTCATGCGGGAAATATCCGGCGGTCCCTGCCGGTTCCGCCGGAGTATGTGGTGGTCCGGGGGGCCGGGCATTTTTTCTTTATGCCCCCGTGTCCGGCGGATTTTGCCGAAAAAGCCCCGGATCTCTGTCAGGACGCGCCCGGAACAGACCGCGTCACATTTCACCGGCAACTGAACCGGGAGATCAGAGATTTTTTTGAGCGAACCCTGTGA
- a CDS encoding AAA family ATPase: MSIITISRGSYSRGKEVAERLAQKLNYECISRDILLEASEEFNIPEIKLVSAIHDAPSVLDRFRHGKERYISYIRKALLQRVQKDNVIYHGLAGHYFLLNIPHVFKVRIIADMEERVKEEVKREKISSEKARYHLQKDDDERRKWGLQLYGIDTWDSRLYDMVIHIKTITVEDATEIIAQTVRKPFFQSTPESIKILDNLLLAATVKTALTDIAPLLNVTADDGVVSIGNSDSPSPLTQNAVKEIKRIAGNVDGVSEVILWSHEKKDTHHSVNPFHNI; this comes from the coding sequence ATGTCCATTATCACCATCTCCAGAGGCTCCTACAGCCGCGGAAAAGAAGTTGCTGAACGACTGGCGCAGAAATTGAATTATGAATGTATTTCCCGTGATATTCTTCTGGAAGCATCCGAAGAATTCAATATCCCGGAGATCAAACTCGTCAGTGCCATTCATGACGCCCCGTCTGTTCTTGATCGCTTCAGACATGGCAAGGAACGCTATATCAGCTACATCCGCAAAGCGCTCCTGCAACGTGTTCAGAAGGACAATGTCATTTATCACGGACTGGCCGGACACTATTTTCTCCTGAACATTCCGCATGTCTTCAAGGTCAGAATCATCGCGGATATGGAAGAGCGGGTGAAGGAAGAGGTAAAGCGGGAAAAGATCTCATCGGAAAAGGCGCGTTATCATCTGCAAAAGGATGATGATGAACGCCGCAAATGGGGGCTTCAGCTATACGGTATTGATACTTGGGACAGCAGGCTCTATGATATGGTTATCCACATTAAAACCATTACTGTTGAGGATGCAACGGAGATCATTGCCCAGACGGTCCGGAAACCGTTTTTTCAGTCAACGCCCGAATCCATTAAGATACTTGATAATTTACTCCTTGCCGCAACCGTCAAAACCGCTTTGACGGACATTGCGCCGCTGCTCAATGTCACAGCCGACGATGGTGTCGTCAGTATCGGTAATTCGGACTCGCCATCCCCCCTGACACAGAATGCTGTCAAAGAAATTAAGAGAATTGCGGGAAACGTGGACGGCGTCAGCGAGGTGATTCTCTGGTCCCACGAAAAAAAAGACACGCATCATTCCGTCAACCCGTTTCACAATATCTGA
- a CDS encoding TonB-dependent receptor plug domain-containing protein — MKKRDVYVKNGNNCRTIAVIILILICVAAGAAAEENAAEKNADDQRVMRLDTVVVTAEKGDATFQTGDVDLEQTPAFYSVITRDEFEGKIEDLSEVIRKEAGIQVRQSGGLGSFASVSLRGSSGEQVMIFLDGVLLNDASGGGVDLSNIALSDVESVEIYRGVTPVNFGKASVGGVVNIRTRRSEDGFSASASAGGGSFDTWKGSAFFNHKPGKWDYLFSADYTESKNDFKFLNDKGTSYNPDDDEVERRNNARVDQTSVLGKAGYDFSDTVRLDLVNQWFDKSQGLPDWRNNESTEASLDTQRNIATVKLTADDLGKYHLNTATQISYSWKEEEYDDRLGQIGLGRQHTCDTTSRISTNFYTEWLTEFNALSLMLDYQHEMYKPDDLLNSTTSADSNRDFFSAGLQNSFFLWAHQLTLTPALRYTYIHDELESAVSSHGVSLEGRTRSEDYFSPQVGLRYQPADWLVIRSNLAKYVREPSFFELFGDRGFFTGNEDLEAEEGVNFDIGFEVNWQTGNRWLSRVSLNAAWFHSDVDNLITQSFDARGVGKSVNISESEIFGYETALRVDFLKYLRLVANATWQDTANKSEIAAFSGKHLPGRFSRSYLTRLEGIFGGVRTWVEYIKDENMYYDTANLLPAEDKEEVNIGLSWMFSPVLLTLEARNIQDNQYEDFNGYPMPGEAYYATVKYSW; from the coding sequence ATGAAAAAGAGAGATGTCTACGTGAAGAATGGAAACAATTGCCGGACGATTGCTGTCATCATTTTAATTCTGATCTGCGTTGCGGCGGGGGCCGCTGCCGAAGAAAATGCAGCCGAAAAAAATGCAGATGATCAGCGTGTAATGCGTTTGGATACCGTTGTGGTGACAGCGGAGAAGGGGGATGCGACGTTTCAGACCGGGGATGTGGATCTGGAACAGACTCCGGCCTTTTATTCGGTCATCACCCGTGATGAATTTGAGGGAAAGATAGAGGATCTGTCCGAGGTCATCCGAAAGGAGGCCGGGATTCAGGTCCGGCAGTCGGGCGGCCTGGGCAGTTTCGCCTCGGTTTCCCTGCGCGGGTCGTCCGGCGAGCAGGTCATGATTTTTCTGGACGGCGTGCTGCTCAACGACGCATCCGGCGGCGGCGTGGATCTGAGCAACATCGCCCTCTCCGATGTGGAATCCGTTGAGATTTACCGGGGCGTGACACCGGTCAACTTCGGCAAGGCATCGGTCGGCGGCGTGGTCAACATCAGAACACGCCGGTCTGAAGACGGGTTCAGCGCCAGCGCATCGGCGGGCGGCGGTTCGTTTGACACCTGGAAAGGCAGCGCGTTTTTCAATCACAAGCCCGGCAAGTGGGATTATCTGTTTTCGGCAGATTATACGGAATCAAAAAATGATTTCAAATTTCTGAACGACAAAGGGACGAGTTACAATCCCGATGACGACGAAGTCGAACGGCGGAACAACGCCCGGGTTGACCAGACCAGCGTACTGGGCAAGGCGGGATACGATTTTTCGGATACCGTCCGCCTCGATCTGGTCAATCAGTGGTTTGATAAATCCCAGGGGCTTCCGGACTGGCGGAACAACGAATCCACGGAGGCGAGTCTCGATACGCAGCGGAACATTGCCACGGTAAAGCTGACGGCGGATGATCTGGGCAAATATCACCTGAATACCGCCACCCAGATCAGTTATTCATGGAAAGAGGAGGAGTATGACGACCGGCTGGGCCAGATCGGGCTGGGCCGGCAGCACACCTGTGACACCACCTCCCGTATCAGTACCAACTTTTACACGGAATGGCTCACGGAATTCAACGCCCTGAGCCTGATGCTTGACTATCAGCATGAAATGTATAAACCGGACGACCTGCTCAATTCCACCACTTCTGCGGACAGTAACCGGGATTTTTTTTCCGCCGGACTTCAGAACAGTTTTTTTCTCTGGGCGCATCAGCTCACCCTCACCCCGGCGCTCCGGTATACCTATATCCACGATGAGCTGGAAAGCGCAGTCAGCAGCCACGGGGTTTCCCTGGAAGGCCGGACCCGGAGCGAAGATTATTTCAGCCCCCAGGTCGGCCTCAGATATCAGCCTGCGGACTGGCTGGTGATCAGGTCGAATCTGGCGAAATATGTGCGGGAGCCTTCTTTTTTCGAGCTGTTCGGCGACCGGGGCTTTTTTACGGGAAACGAGGATCTGGAGGCGGAAGAGGGGGTAAATTTCGACATCGGCTTTGAGGTGAACTGGCAGACCGGGAACCGCTGGCTCAGCCGGGTTTCCCTGAACGCGGCCTGGTTTCACAGCGATGTGGACAACCTGATTACCCAGAGTTTCGATGCCCGCGGCGTGGGCAAGTCGGTCAATATTTCCGAGTCCGAGATCTTCGGATATGAAACCGCGCTTCGGGTCGATTTTCTGAAATACCTGCGGCTGGTGGCCAATGCCACATGGCAGGATACGGCAAATAAGAGTGAGATTGCCGCTTTCAGCGGCAAACATCTGCCGGGCCGGTTTTCACGGTCGTACCTGACACGGCTGGAGGGAATTTTCGGCGGCGTCAGAACGTGGGTCGAATATATCAAAGATGAAAACATGTATTACGACACCGCCAACCTGTTGCCAGCGGAGGACAAAGAGGAGGTCAACATCGGGCTTTCGTGGATGTTCAGCCCGGTGCTGCTGACCCTTGAGGCCCGCAATATTCAGGACAACCAGTATGAGGATTTCAACGGGTATCCCATGCCGGGCGAGGCGTATTACGCCACGGTGAAGTACAGTTGGTAA
- a CDS encoding threo-3-hydroxy-L-aspartate ammonia-lyase encodes MFEKIIAAAQRLEGHAHVTPVMTSRTLSRMVGADVFLKCENFQRIGAFKFRGAYNAMSRLSETEKAKGVLTYSSGNHAQAVALVGQMLNIRTTVVMPDNAPATKRIATEGYGATVVGYDPEKDDREEVARKLGGEDGHTLIPPFDHEEVIAGQGTAALEMFRELGHLDMLLVPCGGGGLLSGSAIAAKGADPACQVIGIEPELADDATRSFHSKTLQTVKNPPTIADGTRTPSLGKLTFPLVLEYADDMKTVSEGAIAEAVRFLFYRMKLVVEPSGALGLAALLSRAVEPGGRIGIILSGGNIDGPTMTKILNA; translated from the coding sequence ATGTTTGAAAAGATCATCGCTGCGGCACAGCGGCTGGAGGGCCACGCCCATGTCACACCCGTTATGACCTCCCGGACCCTCAGCCGCATGGTGGGGGCCGATGTTTTTTTGAAGTGCGAGAACTTCCAGCGGATCGGCGCGTTCAAATTTCGCGGAGCGTATAACGCCATGTCCCGGCTTTCGGAAACGGAAAAGGCAAAGGGCGTTCTGACCTATTCCTCCGGCAACCACGCCCAGGCCGTGGCCCTGGTCGGTCAGATGCTGAACATCCGCACTACGGTGGTGATGCCCGATAACGCACCGGCCACCAAACGGATCGCCACCGAAGGGTACGGCGCGACCGTCGTGGGATATGATCCTGAAAAAGACGACCGGGAAGAGGTGGCGCGCAAGCTCGGCGGCGAGGATGGCCACACCCTTATCCCGCCCTTTGATCACGAAGAGGTGATTGCCGGACAGGGCACGGCTGCGCTGGAGATGTTCCGGGAGCTTGGGCATCTGGATATGCTTCTGGTTCCCTGCGGCGGCGGGGGCCTGCTGAGCGGCTCGGCCATCGCCGCCAAAGGCGCGGACCCGGCATGTCAGGTGATCGGCATCGAACCGGAGCTGGCTGATGACGCCACCCGCTCGTTCCATTCCAAAACACTTCAGACCGTAAAAAATCCCCCCACCATCGCGGATGGCACCCGGACCCCGTCCCTGGGCAAACTCACTTTTCCGCTGGTGCTGGAATATGCCGACGACATGAAAACCGTGTCCGAAGGGGCCATTGCGGAAGCGGTCCGGTTCCTGTTTTACCGGATGAAGCTGGTCGTTGAGCCTTCCGGCGCGCTGGGACTGGCGGCCCTCCTGAGCCGCGCCGTTGAACCCGGCGGACGGATCGGCATTATCCTCAGCGGCGGAAATATTGACGGTCCCACCATGACAAAAATTCTGAACGCCTGA
- a CDS encoding RNA-guided endonuclease InsQ/TnpB family protein, with product MEFVIHRSYKYRVYPTKTQISNLENQFSMCRHLYNRSLAERTDAYEKDGTAISYNQQQNSLPELKKERPWYKGVYSQVLQDVLRRLDKGYQAFFRRAKAGEKPGFPKFRKRGQWNSITYPQYRKRPDSFITVPKIGRMRLVYHRELPEDATVKTLTITREAGKWFACFSAELPFTAEPEQELPDPLGIDLGLIDFFYASDGSHVPVPKHLRKKEKQLKRLQRRLAKSEKRSEKYYRLLKAVRKCHYRIKCRRSDFLHKTANNLLKKSGLIFYEDLRISDMVRRPKPKQDEDGKYLPNNASAKAGLNKSIADAGWGRFLAILKYKALHLGKRTLAVPPQYTSQKCSACGEIVKKSLSVRTHRCACGFVANRDLNAALNILRIGMDTLQAPT from the coding sequence ATGGAATTCGTCATACATCGTTCCTATAAATACAGGGTTTATCCCACAAAAACTCAGATTTCCAATCTGGAAAACCAGTTCTCCATGTGCCGCCATCTGTACAACCGGAGCCTTGCGGAGCGGACTGATGCGTATGAAAAAGACGGTACGGCAATTTCTTACAATCAGCAGCAGAACAGCCTGCCGGAGCTGAAAAAAGAGCGTCCCTGGTACAAGGGCGTGTATTCCCAGGTGCTTCAGGATGTCCTGAGAAGGCTCGACAAAGGCTATCAGGCGTTTTTCCGCAGAGCGAAGGCGGGTGAGAAACCCGGATTCCCGAAATTCAGAAAACGCGGGCAGTGGAACAGCATCACCTATCCCCAGTACCGGAAGCGCCCGGACTCCTTTATCACCGTTCCGAAGATCGGCAGAATGAGACTTGTATATCACCGTGAACTCCCGGAAGACGCAACAGTGAAGACGCTGACAATCACGAGGGAGGCCGGTAAGTGGTTTGCCTGTTTCTCGGCAGAGCTTCCGTTCACTGCCGAGCCTGAACAGGAATTGCCCGATCCTCTCGGAATTGATCTCGGTCTTATCGACTTTTTTTATGCCTCTGACGGCTCCCATGTTCCGGTTCCGAAGCATCTCAGAAAAAAAGAAAAACAGTTAAAACGTTTGCAGCGAAGACTGGCAAAGTCAGAGAAGCGTTCAGAAAAATATTACAGGCTTCTGAAAGCGGTTCGGAAGTGCCATTACCGGATAAAGTGCCGGAGATCGGATTTTCTGCATAAGACAGCCAATAATCTTCTGAAAAAGAGCGGCCTGATCTTTTACGAAGATCTTCGGATCTCCGACATGGTGCGGAGACCGAAGCCGAAACAGGATGAGGACGGAAAATATCTTCCGAACAACGCCTCGGCAAAAGCCGGACTGAATAAATCCATCGCCGATGCGGGGTGGGGAAGATTCCTTGCCATCCTGAAATATAAAGCTTTGCATCTCGGTAAACGGACACTTGCCGTACCGCCGCAGTACACATCACAGAAATGTTCCGCCTGCGGTGAGATTGTGAAAAAATCCCTGTCTGTCCGTACCCACCGGTGTGCCTGCGGTTTTGTTGCCAACCGTGATCTCAATGCTGCTCTGAATATTTTGCGTATCGGGATGGATACGCTTCAGGCTCCGACCTGA
- a CDS encoding MurR/RpiR family transcriptional regulator, translating to MVTIQEHPLMKKIAENRSSLTPKGRILGDYILKNPRKVVFMTTKELAAACEVSEATVVRFVGQAGFDGYSDFLQTLRDLVDTELTLADRVDLTNLNKPGANRFQQEIFREIDNLKQLYKSVDMDSVNEVVDRLYQSPALYIVGSRASYPIAHYMGWLLGKIRQNIRTLKGSDTACIDCLTIAPADTLVVIIATSRYPNELIRLAKHVRRLGQKLVVFSDSALCPLNNFATLKLVAPSKHIPVFGNPTNITCLINYLLLELAGRYGDRLKAHQEKLEQAYRENDILFNLDTF from the coding sequence ATGGTGACAATTCAGGAACATCCGCTGATGAAAAAAATCGCTGAAAACCGCTCATCGCTAACGCCCAAAGGGCGCATACTGGGGGATTACATTCTTAAAAATCCCAGGAAGGTCGTGTTTATGACCACCAAGGAGCTTGCCGCCGCCTGTGAGGTCAGCGAGGCCACCGTTGTCCGGTTTGTGGGGCAGGCGGGGTTTGACGGATACAGTGATTTTTTGCAGACGCTCAGGGATCTGGTGGATACGGAACTGACGCTGGCGGACCGGGTGGATCTGACCAACCTGAACAAACCCGGCGCAAACCGTTTTCAGCAGGAGATCTTCAGGGAGATCGACAACCTGAAACAGCTCTATAAATCCGTGGATATGGATTCGGTCAATGAGGTCGTTGACCGGCTGTATCAGAGTCCGGCGCTGTATATTGTCGGTTCCCGTGCATCTTACCCCATCGCACACTATATGGGATGGCTTCTGGGCAAAATCCGTCAGAATATCAGGACGCTCAAAGGCAGCGATACCGCCTGTATCGACTGCCTGACCATTGCGCCTGCCGATACCCTTGTGGTGATCATTGCCACATCCCGCTATCCCAATGAACTGATCCGGTTGGCAAAACATGTGCGCAGGCTGGGCCAGAAACTCGTTGTCTTTTCAGACAGCGCACTCTGTCCGCTCAACAATTTTGCCACCCTGAAACTCGTTGCGCCGTCAAAGCATATCCCGGTTTTTGGCAATCCGACCAATATCACATGTCTGATCAATTATCTGCTTCTGGAACTGGCGGGCCGGTACGGCGACCGGCTGAAGGCGCACCAGGAAAAACTGGAACAGGCATACCGCGAAAATGATATCCTGTTTAATCTGGATACGTTTTAG
- a CDS encoding ABC transporter permease: MIKGWNAIYYRELLILKRRLSRMLASMSVSPLLYLIAFGYAMGGQVRVDGFTYMEFLIPGLVAMSSMTQAFGIASEINISRFYWHIFEEFQAAPISNMAYVLGEVLAGVTRALIAVCVILTLGLLFGISLSYNFFFWLAILLNSFVFASVAVAVAMLVKSHADQAMVTNFIITPMAFLGGTFFPLDRLPVWAQKLLWFLPLTHAAKSIRAAAFGQEPGIISYLLLLVLGSICFFIAFRCVSKARD; encoded by the coding sequence ATGATAAAAGGCTGGAACGCGATTTACTATCGGGAATTGCTGATTCTGAAACGGCGGCTCTCACGGATGCTGGCATCCATGTCGGTCTCGCCGCTGCTCTACCTGATCGCCTTTGGGTATGCCATGGGCGGCCAGGTGCGGGTGGATGGTTTTACCTACATGGAGTTTCTCATCCCCGGACTGGTGGCCATGAGCAGTATGACCCAGGCCTTCGGCATTGCCAGCGAGATCAATATCTCGCGGTTTTACTGGCATATTTTCGAGGAATTCCAGGCCGCGCCCATCAGCAACATGGCCTATGTCCTGGGCGAGGTGCTGGCCGGCGTCACCCGCGCCCTGATTGCCGTGTGCGTCATCCTGACACTGGGACTGCTGTTCGGCATCTCCCTCTCCTATAATTTCTTTTTCTGGCTCGCCATTCTGCTCAACAGCTTTGTTTTCGCATCCGTGGCCGTGGCGGTTGCCATGCTGGTCAAATCCCACGCGGATCAGGCCATGGTCACCAATTTTATCATTACGCCAATGGCCTTTCTGGGGGGCACGTTTTTTCCTCTGGACCGCCTGCCGGTGTGGGCGCAGAAACTGCTCTGGTTTCTGCCCCTGACCCATGCGGCCAAATCAATCCGGGCCGCAGCCTTCGGGCAGGAACCGGGCATCATTTCATACCTGCTGCTGCTGGTGCTGGGCAGTATCTGTTTTTTCATCGCCTTCCGGTGTGTCAGCAAGGCCAGAGACTGA
- a CDS encoding L,D-transpeptidase family protein, which produces MKNKMVIAVIVFSGILTLYFYGRGLWHPVYTKVRGVKNVADVMAEYGPLAEPDLRKKFKEAGAVFPPEKAALLAVKDERIIELWAGSNGKWTYISEYPILAASGVSGPKLREGDRQVPEGIYRITGLNPNSSYHLSMKLNYPNAFDLKNATLEGRTAPGSDIFIHGKSVSIGCLAIGDAAIEALFVLVGIIGVANTEVIIAPGDPRKSPLIAPEGSAQWVNELYHTIERSVMRFQGT; this is translated from the coding sequence ATGAAAAATAAAATGGTGATTGCTGTAATTGTCTTTTCGGGGATACTGACGCTGTATTTTTACGGGCGGGGGCTGTGGCATCCTGTATACACAAAGGTACGGGGTGTAAAGAACGTCGCCGACGTAATGGCCGAATATGGCCCTCTGGCTGAGCCTGATCTCAGAAAAAAGTTCAAAGAGGCCGGGGCTGTGTTTCCGCCGGAAAAGGCGGCATTGCTGGCTGTGAAAGATGAAAGAATTATCGAGCTGTGGGCAGGCAGCAACGGCAAATGGACCTATATATCCGAATATCCGATTCTGGCTGCGAGCGGTGTCAGCGGTCCGAAACTGAGAGAAGGAGACCGGCAGGTTCCCGAAGGGATATACAGAATCACGGGACTCAATCCGAACAGTTCTTACCACTTATCAATGAAGTTGAATTACCCTAATGCGTTTGATCTGAAGAACGCAACGCTTGAGGGCAGAACAGCGCCCGGTTCGGATATCTTCATTCACGGCAAGTCGGTCTCCATCGGGTGTCTGGCCATCGGTGATGCGGCCATAGAGGCGCTTTTCGTGCTTGTGGGAATAATCGGCGTGGCGAATACCGAGGTGATTATTGCGCCCGGTGATCCCCGAAAAAGTCCGCTGATCGCGCCTGAGGGGTCAGCTCAGTGGGTGAATGAGCTGTATCATACCATAGAGAGGTCTGTTATGCGGTTTCAGGGCACATGA
- a CDS encoding IS630 family transposase encodes MRKKRSLNIRTHIFMPEETETLKRYRDGQKDYRLKLRFIALLLIAGNTGTEIVAAAVGKDIRTVETWYGKYLTHGPDALNSFQYQPKRCFLSDDQLADMIAWVKKELPSDTKVICHYIREQTGIAYCQSAVAKLLKKNGLRRLRPKLIPGKPPSEKEQTDFIEKYEKLRKSAADPESGRVVIFCDAMHFVHQTVPATCWGDPSERPVLKANSGRQRLNIMGGYDPVTCKLIHETDEKNCDSEKAIIFFKKLLRTYPKASMIKVFADNATYFHARNTQEWLEKNPRISLYFLPAYAPNLNLIERLWRFAKGKLIRNTYYEKYKTFRCHVFRLLNNIHNYESELSSLMVEKFQIIRQ; translated from the coding sequence ATGAGGAAAAAACGCTCTCTGAATATCAGAACCCATATTTTCATGCCGGAAGAAACCGAAACCCTGAAAAGGTACCGTGACGGCCAGAAGGATTACCGCCTGAAACTCCGCTTCATAGCGCTTCTGCTGATCGCCGGCAATACCGGAACCGAAATTGTGGCCGCGGCAGTCGGAAAAGATATCAGAACCGTGGAAACATGGTACGGAAAATATCTTACGCATGGTCCCGATGCCCTGAATTCCTTTCAGTACCAACCGAAACGGTGCTTTCTGTCAGATGATCAGCTCGCAGACATGATCGCATGGGTGAAAAAAGAACTCCCTTCCGATACGAAAGTCATCTGTCATTATATAAGGGAACAGACCGGGATTGCCTACTGCCAAAGTGCGGTTGCGAAGCTCCTTAAAAAAAACGGACTGAGACGACTCCGTCCGAAGCTGATTCCGGGAAAACCTCCGTCCGAAAAAGAACAAACCGATTTTATTGAAAAATATGAGAAACTCCGCAAATCCGCCGCCGATCCGGAGTCCGGCAGAGTCGTCATTTTCTGCGATGCCATGCACTTCGTTCATCAGACCGTGCCCGCGACATGTTGGGGAGATCCGTCCGAACGACCTGTTTTAAAAGCAAATTCCGGGCGTCAGCGCCTGAATATCATGGGCGGATATGATCCCGTGACCTGTAAGCTGATACATGAGACCGACGAAAAAAACTGTGACTCCGAAAAAGCGATCATTTTTTTCAAAAAACTGCTCAGAACCTATCCGAAAGCCAGTATGATAAAGGTTTTTGCTGATAATGCCACTTATTTTCATGCCCGGAACACACAGGAATGGCTTGAAAAAAATCCCCGGATCAGTTTGTATTTTCTCCCGGCCTATGCTCCGAACCTGAATCTGATCGAACGCCTTTGGCGTTTTGCAAAAGGGAAACTGATCAGAAACACATATTATGAGAAATACAAGACGTTCCGGTGTCATGTTTTTCGTCTTCTGAATAATATACATAATTATGAAAGTGAGTTATCATCTCTTATGGTAGAAAAATTTCAGATAATTCGCCAATAA
- a CDS encoding ABC transporter ATP-binding protein codes for MIRIENLTKHYKEVHALKGVSLHVPAGELFAYLGPNGAGKTTTIRILTGLTRLSSGDAFLNGFHIEKNTLAAKKQFGLVPQSVNLDQELTVFENLDVHGRLFHMAARDRKRKISELLEYIDLKDRVDTQSKKLSGGMKRRIMIARALVHSPRILFLDEPTVGLDAGIRRRIWALIKKIQQTGTTIFLTTHYIEEAEFLADRVAFLDEGRIVATDTPQNLMDRLGEWAIDRVVDNEMQTAYFRTREEARDYGSRQNESYTLRRVNLEDAFLALTGKKVK; via the coding sequence ATGATCCGAATCGAAAATCTGACCAAACACTATAAGGAAGTTCACGCCCTGAAAGGGGTCAGCCTCCATGTGCCGGCCGGTGAACTCTTTGCCTACCTCGGTCCCAACGGTGCGGGAAAGACGACCACCATCCGCATCCTGACCGGGCTGACCCGCCTTTCTTCGGGAGACGCCTTCCTGAACGGGTTTCACATTGAAAAAAACACCCTGGCGGCCAAGAAACAGTTCGGCCTCGTCCCCCAGTCCGTCAATCTGGATCAGGAGCTGACGGTCTTTGAGAATCTGGACGTTCATGGCCGTCTGTTTCACATGGCGGCACGGGACCGGAAGCGGAAAATCTCGGAGCTTCTGGAGTACATCGACCTGAAAGACCGGGTTGATACCCAGAGCAAAAAGCTTTCCGGCGGGATGAAGCGGCGGATCATGATCGCCCGCGCCCTGGTCCATTCGCCCCGGATTCTGTTCCTGGACGAGCCGACCGTGGGGCTGGATGCGGGGATCCGCAGGCGGATCTGGGCGCTGATCAAAAAGATCCAGCAGACCGGGACCACCATTTTTCTGACCACCCACTACATCGAAGAGGCCGAATTTCTCGCCGACCGGGTGGCGTTTCTGGATGAGGGCCGGATTGTGGCCACGGACACCCCGCAGAATCTGATGGATCGGCTGGGCGAGTGGGCCATTGACCGGGTGGTGGACAATGAGATGCAAACCGCTTATTTCAGGACGCGGGAGGAGGCCCGGGATTACGGCTCCCGGCAGAATGAGAGCTATACCCTGCGGCGGGTCAATCTGGAAGACGCCTTTCTGGCGCTGACGGGAAAGAAGGTCAAATGA